A window of the Bradyrhizobium diazoefficiens genome harbors these coding sequences:
- a CDS encoding class I SAM-dependent methyltransferase has protein sequence MNIAVPDIGTLFPIPSQTSAHDKRFLLQTIALTKRVLGSFSYVEIGSYLGGSLTPFLLDPACKAVLSIDERGRQQPDERGAKYDYSGITHQTMIDNLVSRGVPTSKLTTFDGSVDSVQGAENSFDIAFIDGEHTDIACFRDFLWTLPLVKDDAIVLFHDSTLVYKALRMISLYMKKSGQKHLFAKNNESDVTALFLGKFAEIDFAREFGQAANWDEFFDKSETEVIQHVLKNRVSIQFDAVVTPVRTFPA, from the coding sequence ATGAATATCGCCGTGCCGGACATCGGAACGCTTTTTCCAATTCCCTCGCAAACAAGCGCTCACGATAAAAGGTTCTTGTTGCAGACCATAGCTCTCACCAAGAGAGTCCTGGGATCGTTTTCTTACGTCGAGATCGGCTCCTATCTCGGCGGAAGCCTGACCCCGTTTCTGCTGGACCCCGCATGCAAAGCGGTACTCTCAATCGATGAAAGAGGACGGCAACAGCCAGACGAGAGGGGCGCCAAATACGACTACTCCGGAATTACACACCAGACCATGATCGATAATCTGGTATCTCGTGGCGTTCCGACGTCCAAGCTGACAACGTTCGACGGCTCGGTAGATTCCGTCCAAGGGGCAGAAAATAGCTTCGACATCGCTTTCATCGATGGCGAGCACACCGATATCGCCTGCTTCAGGGACTTCCTGTGGACGCTTCCGCTGGTGAAGGACGACGCGATCGTTCTCTTTCATGACAGCACGCTGGTCTACAAGGCGCTCCGCATGATCAGCCTGTACATGAAGAAGTCGGGACAAAAGCACTTGTTCGCGAAGAACAATGAGTCTGACGTCACGGCCCTCTTCCTTGGAAAATTCGCCGAGATCGATTTCGCGAGAGAGTTCGGTCAAGCCGCGAACTGGGATGAGTTTTTCGATAAGTCGGAAACAGAGGTCATCCAGCACGTTCTGAAGAACAGGGTGAGCATTCAATTCGACGCGGTCGTCACCCCGGTCAGGACGTTTCCTGCCTGA
- a CDS encoding O-acetylhomoserine aminocarboxypropyltransferase, producing the protein MSDRLPGFSTLAVHAGAQPDPTTGARATPIYQTTSFVFNDADHAASLFGLQAFGNIYTRIGNPTNAVLEERVAALEGGTAALAVASGHAAQVVVLQQLLQPGDEFIAARKLYGGSINQFAHAFKSFGWNVVWADPDDVASFERAVTPRTKAIFIESIANPSGSITDIEAISTVARKAGVPLIVDNTLASPYLIRPIDHGADIVVHSLTKFLGGHGNSLGGIIVDAGTFDWSAGSKYPMLSEPRPEYHGIRLQETFGNFAFAIACRVLGLRDLGPALSPFNAFMILTGIETLPLRMQKHCDNAKAVAEFLAGHPAVSAVNYAGLASDKYNQLARKYAPKGAGAVFTFSLKGGYDAGVSLVSKLQLFSHLANVGDTRSLVIHPASTTHSQLDDAAKMKSGAGPDVVRLSIGIEDKEDLIADLGQALGA; encoded by the coding sequence ATGAGCGATCGCCTTCCGGGATTTTCGACCCTCGCCGTGCATGCCGGTGCACAGCCCGATCCGACCACCGGTGCGCGCGCGACTCCGATTTATCAAACAACGTCATTCGTTTTCAACGACGCCGATCACGCTGCCTCGCTGTTCGGCCTGCAGGCGTTCGGCAACATCTATACCCGCATTGGAAATCCTACCAACGCAGTGCTGGAAGAGCGCGTGGCCGCGCTCGAGGGCGGCACCGCCGCGCTTGCAGTTGCCTCGGGCCATGCCGCACAGGTCGTGGTGCTGCAGCAATTGCTGCAACCCGGCGACGAATTCATCGCCGCGCGAAAACTCTATGGCGGCTCGATCAACCAGTTCGCGCATGCGTTCAAGAGCTTCGGCTGGAACGTGGTGTGGGCCGATCCCGATGACGTCGCAAGCTTCGAGCGCGCGGTGACGCCGCGTACGAAAGCGATCTTCATCGAGTCCATCGCCAATCCCTCCGGCAGCATCACCGACATCGAGGCGATCTCGACGGTGGCGCGCAAGGCGGGCGTTCCCTTGATCGTCGACAACACGCTGGCCTCACCCTATCTGATCCGGCCGATCGACCACGGCGCCGACATCGTCGTGCACTCGCTGACGAAATTCCTGGGTGGCCACGGCAATTCGCTCGGCGGCATCATCGTCGACGCCGGCACCTTCGATTGGTCCGCCGGCAGCAAATATCCGATGCTGTCGGAGCCGCGGCCGGAATATCACGGCATTCGTCTCCAGGAAACGTTCGGCAATTTCGCCTTCGCGATCGCCTGCCGCGTGCTGGGCCTGCGCGACCTCGGGCCGGCGCTGTCGCCGTTCAATGCCTTCATGATCCTCACCGGCATCGAGACGCTGCCGCTGCGCATGCAGAAGCACTGCGACAACGCCAAGGCGGTCGCCGAATTCCTCGCCGGCCACCCGGCGGTGTCCGCGGTGAACTATGCGGGGCTGGCAAGCGACAAGTACAACCAGCTCGCGCGCAAATACGCGCCGAAGGGTGCGGGCGCCGTGTTCACCTTCAGCCTCAAGGGCGGTTATGACGCCGGCGTCAGCCTTGTGTCGAAGTTGCAGCTGTTCTCGCATCTGGCCAATGTCGGCGACACCCGCTCGCTCGTCATCCACCCGGCCTCGACCACACACAGCCAGCTCGACGACGCCGCCAAGATGAAGTCCGGCGCCGGCCCCGACGTGGTCCGGCTCTCGATCGGCATCGAGGACAAGGAAGACCTGATCGCTGACCTGGGGCAGGCCCTGGGCGCGTAG
- a CDS encoding CoA-binding protein: MNHDAYPDNYIRSILNSVKSIAMVGASPVNVRPSYFAFKYLAQRGYDMIPVNPGHVGKDLLGKPFVASLRDIGLPIDMIDIFRSSSHIMPIVDEALTLDPLPKVIWMQLGARDDAAAEKAEAAGIKVVMNRCPKIEYGRLSSEISWMGVNSRTLSSKRPPAPTQGMRLSLNRMSVGGGDTAASDRAAKNKSEQS, from the coding sequence ATGAACCACGACGCCTATCCCGACAATTACATCCGCAGCATCCTCAACAGCGTGAAGTCGATCGCGATGGTCGGCGCCTCGCCGGTCAACGTGCGGCCGAGCTATTTCGCGTTCAAATATCTGGCGCAGCGCGGCTACGACATGATCCCGGTCAATCCCGGTCATGTCGGCAAGGACCTGCTCGGAAAACCCTTTGTCGCCTCGCTCCGCGATATCGGCCTTCCCATCGACATGATCGATATTTTTCGCAGCTCCAGCCACATCATGCCTATCGTCGACGAGGCCCTCACACTCGATCCGCTGCCGAAAGTGATCTGGATGCAGCTTGGCGCGCGCGACGATGCGGCGGCGGAGAAGGCCGAAGCCGCGGGTATCAAGGTCGTGATGAACCGCTGCCCAAAAATTGAATATGGCCGGCTGTCGTCGGAGATCTCCTGGATGGGCGTCAATTCGCGGACACTCAGTTCCAAGCGCCCGCCTGCACCGACGCAGGGCATGCGTCTATCCCTCAATCGGATGAGTGTCGGCGGCGGTGACACCGCAGCCTCTGATCGCGCAGCCAAAAACAAGAGCGAACAAAGCTGA